The segment GATACGAGCATCAACGGGACCAGCAGGGTGTAGCTCGCGCTCATCTCGCACGCCATGATAATGGAGGAGACCGGCGTTCTGGCGACGCCGGCGAAGAAACCGCCGATCCCCACGAGCACGAACGAGCCGGGGTTCACGACCCACTCCGGGGCGACCTGGTGGCCGAGGAAGCCGAACGCCCCGCCGAGCATCGCCCCGATGAAGACCGAGGGGCCGAACACGCCGCCGCTCCCGCCCGATCCGATGGTGCAGGAGGTGCCGAGGATCTTCAGGAAGGCGAGGAGGAGCATCGTCCACCAGAGCATCTTCCCCTCGAGGGCCATCTGGATCCACCCGTACCCGCCGTCCGAGACTTGCGGGAACGCATAGGCGATCGTCCCCAGAAGGAGCCCCCCCACTGCCGGTTTCAGCATCTTGTGGATCCGCAGCGGTTTGAAGAACCGGTCCCGGGAGCCGTAGAAGGTCCGGACGTAGAGGAACCCCGTCATCGCGCAGACTACGCCGAAGAGGGCGTACGGAAGCAGCTCGCCGGGCAGGGAGAAACCGACCGGGCCCGGGAAGAAGAGCGCCCCTCCCTTGTACAGTTGCGTGTAGACGGCGTACGCCGTGATCGAGGAGACGATGCAGGGGAGGATCGCCTCGTACTCGAATTCCGTCTCCCGGTACAGCACTTCCGGGGCGAACAGGGCCGCGCCCAGGGGGGCCTGGAAGATCGCGCCGATCCCGCCCGCCGCGCCGGCCAGCACGAGGATCCGCCGTTCCCGGGCTTTCAGTTTCAGAAGGGAGGCGAAGGCGGACCCGAACCCGGATCCGATCTGGGCGATGGGGCCTTCCTTTCCCGCGGACCCGCCGGTTCCGATCGTGAGGACCGATGCGATGATCTTCACGAACGGCACGCGTTTTCTTATCTTTCCCCCCCGGTGGTGGAACGCGTCGATCATCGCATCCGTCCCGTGGCCCTCCGCCTCCGGGGCGATGAGATAGACGATCACCCCCGAAACGAGTCCGCCGAGAGCGGGAATGAGGAAAAA is part of the Deltaproteobacteria bacterium genome and harbors:
- a CDS encoding chloride channel protein, with the translated sequence MEIVELLRERLSKELSRLPSQYRLMLLSIGVGIVAGLGAILFDRLLGWTLHAVLETFTGYAEPRAGSPAASIFTLAPVRSPWFFLIPALGGLVSGVIVYLIAPEAEGHGTDAMIDAFHHRGGKIRKRVPFVKIIASVLTIGTGGSAGKEGPIAQIGSGFGSAFASLLKLKARERRILVLAGAAGGIGAIFQAPLGAALFAPEVLYRETEFEYEAILPCIVSSITAYAVYTQLYKGGALFFPGPVGFSLPGELLPYALFGVVCAMTGFLYVRTFYGSRDRFFKPLRIHKMLKPAVGGLLLGTIAYAFPQVSDGGYGWIQMALEGKMLWWTMLLLAFLKILGTSCTIGSGGSGGVFGPSVFIGAMLGGAFGFLGHQVAPEWVVNPGSFVLVGIGGFFAGVARTPVSSIIMACEMSASYTLLVPLMLVSSTSYLLLRNTSLYEKQQISRIASPAHLTEFARGMLEKIRVHEAI